Proteins found in one Methylobacter sp. S3L5C genomic segment:
- a CDS encoding metal-dependent hydrolase encodes MANFNTHLSIAITASIGAALIAVNVHLITSPDMPWLVFLGTLGGLLPDIDASNSRPVKLLFTVLALMSVAGALQVFKNTYDPYPLLLIVAGTYLFIRHIVFALFNRLTVHRGVFHSVLAAVFFALLMTCISYHFLRWSILHAWLNGLFIGFGFIVHLLLDELYSVDLSNARMKNSFGTALKLFSYNDITASILMTVFTLLLFWMAPSPMPLAKVWKGAQWHNYLTPVRFLK; translated from the coding sequence ATGGCTAATTTTAACACCCATTTATCCATTGCTATAACTGCCAGTATAGGTGCTGCACTAATTGCCGTTAATGTTCACTTGATTACTAGCCCTGATATGCCTTGGCTTGTCTTTCTGGGTACCTTGGGCGGACTATTGCCGGATATTGATGCGAGCAACTCAAGACCGGTAAAGCTGCTGTTTACTGTATTGGCCTTAATGAGTGTAGCAGGTGCGCTACAGGTTTTTAAAAACACTTACGACCCCTACCCGTTATTACTGATTGTTGCAGGCACTTACCTGTTTATTCGACATATAGTATTTGCCCTGTTTAACCGTCTTACCGTGCATCGAGGTGTATTCCATTCAGTATTGGCAGCAGTGTTTTTTGCTTTATTGATGACATGCATCAGTTATCATTTTTTACGCTGGAGTATTTTACACGCGTGGTTAAACGGGCTTTTTATTGGCTTTGGATTTATCGTCCATTTATTATTGGATGAGCTCTATAGCGTCGATTTATCAAATGCCAGAATGAAAAATTCTTTTGGTACCGCATTAAAATTATTTAGTTATAACGACATTACTGCTTCGATATTAATGACTGTTTTTACCCTACTACTTTTCTGGATGGCACCGTCACCGATGCCATTAGCCAAAGTATGGAAAGGGGCACAATGGCATAACTATTTAACACCAGTTAGATTCTTGAAATGA
- a CDS encoding type IV pilin protein, producing the protein MKKSQPGFTLIELMITVVIVGILAGIAIPSYQASVMKSRRADAQGALLGFENAMERYFTVNNSYLGAAGTVGSHADTGSPRIYSITSPVDGGTAFYNLTINAATASSYTLSAEPTGVQSSDKCGTLTLTHTGVKGFTGTGVTAADCW; encoded by the coding sequence ATGAAGAAATCACAACCAGGTTTTACACTCATTGAACTCATGATTACCGTCGTTATCGTGGGCATTTTAGCCGGTATCGCTATTCCCAGTTATCAGGCTAGTGTTATGAAGTCACGGCGCGCCGATGCGCAAGGTGCGTTACTGGGCTTTGAAAATGCGATGGAACGCTATTTTACAGTTAATAATAGTTATTTAGGTGCTGCTGGAACTGTTGGATCACATGCTGATACTGGTTCGCCACGAATTTATAGCATAACCAGCCCGGTAGATGGGGGAACCGCTTTTTACAATTTAACTATTAATGCGGCTACTGCCAGTAGTTACACCTTAAGTGCTGAGCCTACTGGTGTCCAGTCATCTGATAAATGTGGCACCTTAACGTTGACTCATACAGGCGTAAAAGGGTTTACTGGCACGGGAGTTACCGCAGCCGATTGTTGGTAA
- a CDS encoding PilC/PilY family type IV pilus protein, which produces MNAKRILLITLLGFLPASTIALNLSQSPLYLSESGTPLVMLTMERDHKLYYEAYNDASDINGDSILDIRYKPAITYFGYFDSYKCYSYGSGKFTPTVVTVNKQCSGAWSGDYLNYLTTSRMDALRRVLYGGKRYIDDATATVLERSFIPQDAHSWGKEYTSEVIDGYDIALYTPLAQPTSGTHHLFANTTLLNTTDPLLRVLQNTAFRVWEWLSIERPVAGTQCATGNNVRSNCAVAGSTYWEKIPASYFTNLTVTTYNTIGYGANYPNSHSDFNALVSTYGNSSKLFGSTSASNIDCNSSNGNCNVNSTASGAQDNYLTLISGNLVIPASMGGSFTFAVDGDDAQEVIIDGTVVASYYGAHGFCNCTSHTGTINLTAGIHTVLYRMQEAGGGDGYQLWWQRTAPTSTMTDYVVRVDACVSSLLESECRGYPANSTTVYKPAGILQQYGENDRMAFGLITGTYTKNESGGVLRKNISSLTDEINPATGQFTNTNGIIKTIDALKIIGFGSGYSYDQNCTVPEVGGPLAEGRCRMWGNPTAEIMYEGLRYFAGKAAPTSNFSITSSSPDDTSLGLPLPAWLDPYRSTTGGYPVCSRPSLFVISDINPNFDTDQLPGSYFNAFTGDMTGLNVDTLAQTIWNGEYGADKSLFIGQSGANYDGAPTAKNVTSFGTMRGLSPEEPTQRGGYYAASIGLFGKTTDLNATASGNQKADIFSVALASPLPRIAFLLNGQNITLVPFAKTVGGCGSVSAAQGHYQPTNTIVDFYVDTITNTDSTNIDVTVNSGLPKAKFRINYEDSEYGSDHDMDAIAEYELTAKADNTLDIKVSSTYAAGGCIQHMGYVISGTSADGIYLEVRDPDTAAGSDVDYYLDTPHSRSGAALPTTITRNFSVGTNTSATFVAHDPLWYAAKWGGFIDSNDNNLLDATEWDSRDGADGVPDSYFLVTNASKLKEQLDRAFTEILARDSSASAVATNSTSLKTQSRVYQARYNSLDWNGQLLSYQLSATGVLNGTAEWDAGVKINAQILTTGRIIITKGAIGDGVAFAYANLTGPTTTAGTQQNLLDKNAAGVTENCGLERVAYLRGDSTNEAANGTFVCASGSVISKFRQRSTTKLGDIVNSNPWYVGVPSAGFSDIDYPGYSAFRRGKMTRKPVVYTGGNDGMLHGFDASIDTTTIAAGVPTTTSGNEVLAYVPAGVFPNLSKLSALTYNQNHLYFVDGSPMIGDVDMTSSNWHTVLVGAMAAGGKGFYALDISDPSLFNESNAADILLWEFNDVDDADMGYAYNLPSASSATGQAKQIIRMANGKWAVIVGNGYNSSLGKAVLYILFINDGVGGWSTGDFIKLVADTPAGLDNGLSTPVPFDTNSDGYVDTVYAGDLKGNMWKFLVGPNNSDATVTSSDTTWKVAFSGASLFTATDSGGLAQPIIWPPEVTLHPSGGQMILFGTGKYLEPADKTNSQTQTFYGVWDRHIVTGTPLGSRAADLLPQTVTESALAGGNFRIPTNTAINWRPAPPAVSATANCTPTCSPTHMGWYLDMPSAGERATGIPRIINQVIFFNTLIPSATICSPGTGWLMSLDYLNGGLLSRPIFITGGSGTFSSSDINVGGFQVGAALGGTTFIQNLSSVDSSNIGVGVSSLTSGDLKPIPINFGSSSKGRLSWRELLQ; this is translated from the coding sequence ATGAACGCAAAACGTATTCTGCTTATTACCCTATTGGGGTTTTTGCCAGCGTCTACGATCGCATTAAATCTCTCACAGAGCCCGCTTTATCTAAGTGAGAGTGGCACACCGCTGGTCATGTTAACTATGGAGCGTGATCATAAGCTTTATTATGAGGCCTATAACGACGCTTCTGACATCAATGGTGATAGCATACTCGATATCCGCTACAAACCTGCCATCACTTATTTCGGCTATTTCGATTCGTATAAGTGCTACAGTTATGGTTCTGGCAAGTTCACCCCCACTGTTGTCACAGTTAACAAGCAATGCAGTGGGGCATGGAGCGGTGATTATCTGAATTATTTAACTACGTCACGGATGGATGCTTTGCGGCGAGTGCTCTATGGTGGCAAGCGCTACATTGATGATGCGACTGCCACTGTACTGGAACGGTCTTTTATTCCTCAAGACGCCCATAGCTGGGGCAAGGAATATACCAGTGAGGTGATTGATGGCTACGATATTGCACTGTATACGCCGCTGGCGCAGCCCACTTCAGGCACCCATCATTTATTCGCCAATACGACGCTGTTGAACACCACCGATCCGCTGCTAAGGGTTTTGCAAAACACCGCTTTCAGGGTATGGGAATGGTTATCCATCGAACGTCCCGTAGCTGGCACGCAATGCGCTACCGGTAATAATGTCAGATCGAATTGCGCGGTGGCCGGCAGCACTTATTGGGAAAAAATCCCTGCCAGCTATTTCACCAATTTGACAGTTACGACATACAATACAATCGGTTATGGTGCAAATTATCCCAATAGTCACAGCGATTTTAATGCCCTGGTTAGCACTTACGGGAACAGTTCGAAATTGTTTGGCAGCACTTCCGCTTCAAATATCGACTGTAACAGTAGTAATGGTAATTGTAATGTAAACTCAACAGCTAGCGGGGCACAAGATAATTATTTGACATTAATCAGCGGTAATTTAGTTATTCCTGCAAGTATGGGGGGGAGCTTTACCTTTGCAGTGGATGGTGATGATGCGCAGGAAGTCATTATTGACGGTACCGTGGTAGCCAGCTACTATGGTGCGCATGGTTTTTGTAATTGTACGAGCCACACTGGCACTATCAACCTTACTGCAGGGATTCATACCGTTCTTTACCGTATGCAGGAAGCGGGCGGTGGTGATGGTTATCAACTTTGGTGGCAAAGGACAGCCCCCACCTCCACCATGACTGATTATGTCGTCCGCGTTGATGCCTGTGTCTCCAGTCTGCTGGAAAGTGAATGCCGGGGCTATCCAGCCAACAGCACGACGGTTTACAAACCTGCGGGCATATTGCAGCAGTATGGGGAAAATGATCGGATGGCGTTTGGTTTGATAACCGGTACTTACACAAAAAACGAATCAGGTGGCGTACTGCGAAAAAACATTTCGTCCCTGACTGATGAGATTAATCCGGCTACCGGCCAATTTACCAACACCAACGGTATTATCAAGACGATTGATGCCTTGAAAATCATCGGTTTTGGCAGCGGCTATTCCTACGACCAAAACTGCACTGTGCCTGAGGTAGGTGGCCCTTTGGCGGAAGGGCGCTGCCGGATGTGGGGTAATCCCACTGCGGAAATCATGTATGAAGGACTACGTTATTTTGCAGGGAAAGCTGCACCAACTTCAAATTTCTCCATTACCAGTAGCAGCCCAGATGACACCAGTCTTGGCTTACCTCTGCCAGCATGGCTGGATCCTTACCGGTCGACAACCGGCGGCTATCCGGTATGCTCAAGGCCCTCACTATTCGTGATTAGTGATATTAATCCCAATTTCGATACCGATCAGTTACCGGGCAGTTATTTCAATGCATTTACTGGAGACATGACCGGGTTAAACGTTGATACCCTTGCACAAACCATTTGGAATGGCGAATATGGCGCGGACAAATCCCTGTTTATCGGACAATCAGGTGCAAATTATGATGGTGCGCCTACGGCTAAAAATGTCACCAGCTTCGGCACTATGCGCGGACTTTCTCCAGAAGAACCTACGCAACGGGGTGGCTATTATGCAGCCAGTATCGGCCTGTTCGGTAAAACGACTGACTTAAATGCCACCGCCAGCGGCAATCAGAAAGCCGACATCTTCAGTGTTGCCCTTGCATCACCATTACCACGCATTGCCTTTCTATTGAACGGACAGAACATCACCTTAGTGCCCTTCGCTAAAACCGTAGGCGGTTGTGGCAGTGTTTCGGCTGCTCAAGGACACTATCAGCCGACCAATACCATTGTCGATTTCTATGTGGATACCATCACCAACACCGATTCGACCAATATCGACGTGACGGTCAATAGCGGTTTGCCTAAAGCCAAGTTTAGAATCAATTACGAAGATTCCGAATACGGTTCGGATCATGATATGGATGCTATCGCGGAATACGAGTTGACGGCAAAAGCCGATAATACACTGGATATCAAGGTGTCTTCAACTTACGCAGCAGGTGGCTGTATTCAGCACATGGGTTACGTTATCTCCGGCACATCTGCGGATGGCATTTACCTGGAAGTCAGGGATCCAGACACGGCGGCAGGAAGCGATGTGGATTATTATCTGGATACGCCGCATAGCCGGAGCGGTGCGGCTCTGCCTACCACCATTACGCGCAATTTTTCGGTTGGCACCAATACTTCGGCTACCTTTGTTGCGCATGACCCCTTATGGTATGCCGCCAAGTGGGGCGGCTTTATCGACAGCAATGATAATAACCTGCTCGATGCAACGGAATGGGATAGCCGCGATGGCGCTGACGGCGTGCCTGACAGTTATTTTCTGGTTACCAATGCCAGTAAGCTTAAGGAGCAATTAGATCGGGCTTTTACCGAAATTCTAGCCCGCGACAGCTCAGCTTCAGCGGTAGCGACCAACTCTACGAGCCTGAAGACCCAAAGCCGCGTCTATCAGGCCAGATACAACAGTCTGGACTGGAATGGACAATTGCTGTCTTACCAGCTTAGTGCCACTGGAGTGCTCAACGGCACAGCCGAATGGGATGCCGGCGTCAAGATCAATGCACAGATTCTGACTACCGGGCGCATCATTATAACAAAAGGGGCTATAGGGGATGGCGTGGCATTTGCCTATGCAAACCTTACCGGGCCCACCACAACGGCTGGAACACAGCAAAATTTACTGGATAAAAATGCGGCAGGCGTGACGGAAAATTGCGGTTTGGAGCGGGTCGCCTATCTTCGTGGTGATTCAACCAACGAAGCGGCAAACGGAACATTTGTCTGCGCTTCCGGTAGTGTAATCAGTAAATTTCGCCAACGCAGTACCACCAAATTAGGTGACATCGTCAATTCCAATCCCTGGTATGTTGGTGTTCCTTCGGCAGGTTTCTCGGATATCGACTATCCTGGTTACAGCGCCTTTCGGCGCGGCAAAATGACCCGTAAGCCTGTCGTTTATACCGGTGGTAATGACGGCATGCTACACGGTTTTGATGCCTCAATTGACACGACGACTATCGCTGCCGGTGTGCCCACAACCACTTCGGGTAATGAAGTTTTAGCTTATGTCCCTGCGGGTGTATTTCCGAACCTTAGTAAGCTAAGTGCCTTGACTTACAATCAGAATCATCTTTATTTTGTTGATGGTTCGCCAATGATCGGCGATGTTGATATGACCAGTTCGAACTGGCATACGGTATTGGTAGGCGCTATGGCGGCTGGCGGCAAAGGCTTTTATGCGCTGGATATCTCAGACCCTTCCCTTTTCAATGAAAGCAACGCAGCTGATATTCTGCTCTGGGAGTTTAATGACGTAGATGATGCTGATATGGGCTATGCCTATAATTTGCCATCAGCAAGTTCAGCAACAGGACAAGCCAAACAAATTATAAGAATGGCAAACGGCAAGTGGGCGGTTATCGTTGGAAATGGTTACAACAGCAGTCTGGGCAAGGCGGTGCTGTATATACTTTTCATTAATGATGGTGTGGGCGGTTGGAGTACGGGCGATTTTATAAAGCTCGTAGCTGATACACCGGCAGGATTGGACAATGGACTTTCCACGCCCGTACCTTTTGACACTAACAGTGATGGCTACGTTGATACCGTCTACGCGGGTGATTTAAAAGGCAATATGTGGAAGTTCCTAGTGGGGCCCAATAACAGCGATGCGACCGTTACCAGCTCCGATACAACCTGGAAAGTGGCCTTTTCCGGTGCCTCACTTTTTACCGCAACAGACAGCGGCGGACTGGCTCAGCCTATTATTTGGCCGCCAGAAGTAACATTGCATCCCAGTGGCGGGCAGATGATCCTGTTTGGCACCGGCAAGTATCTTGAACCAGCCGATAAAACCAATTCCCAAACCCAAACTTTCTATGGTGTATGGGATCGGCATATTGTCACCGGGACACCTCTGGGTTCACGTGCTGCAGATTTGCTTCCGCAGACGGTGACCGAGTCAGCATTAGCCGGTGGAAATTTCCGCATTCCCACTAATACCGCAATTAATTGGCGACCGGCTCCACCTGCTGTTAGTGCCACCGCAAATTGCACACCTACTTGTTCGCCTACTCACATGGGTTGGTATTTGGATATGCCCAGTGCCGGCGAACGCGCTACAGGGATACCAAGGATTATTAATCAAGTAATATTTTTCAATACCTTAATCCCATCCGCTACGATCTGTTCTCCAGGTACGGGCTGGTTAATGTCCCTGGACTATTTGAATGGCGGCCTGCTTTCCCGTCCCATCTTCATCACCGGTGGTAGCGGCACTTTCAGTAGCTCCGACATTAACGTGGGAGGCTTTCAAGTTGGAGCGGCACTAGGAGGGACAACTTTCATCCAAAACCTGTCCAGTGTAGATTCAAGTAATATCGGTGTCGGTGTTTCATCTCTTACTTCTGGCGATCTGAAGCCAATTCCAATTAATTTCGGTAGTAGCTCCAAAGGTCGTCTCAGTTGGCGTGAGCTCTTGCAATAG
- a CDS encoding PilX N-terminal domain-containing pilus assembly protein, whose protein sequence is MNNKSSLSVQPDKLFCNKTAHQSGAVLIISLIMLLLMMLIGASSIQTTSLEEKMAGNLRDQNIAFQAAESAIRDAEQDIRGIGTNPRSPTISGITDFYDNCNMDNLANTYDDGLCDRKWGAPSSYTGTSISWPAFTTTAGTSYAALTIDMTTTPSVAYGKFTGALAIAGLSAQPRYVIEGYTTSAYTYYRITVRAQGISPNTVVWLQVVYKQ, encoded by the coding sequence ATGAACAATAAATCCTCATTATCAGTCCAACCAGACAAGCTCTTCTGCAACAAAACAGCGCATCAATCCGGTGCCGTCCTGATTATCAGTTTAATTATGCTGCTGCTGATGATGCTGATAGGCGCATCCAGTATACAAACTACCTCGCTGGAAGAGAAAATGGCCGGTAACCTGCGAGATCAAAACATCGCTTTTCAAGCAGCAGAGTCAGCGATACGCGATGCAGAACAAGATATTCGAGGTATTGGAACAAACCCCAGGAGCCCAACCATTTCTGGAATTACTGACTTCTACGATAATTGTAATATGGATAACTTGGCTAATACCTATGATGATGGTCTTTGTGACCGAAAATGGGGGGCGCCATCATCTTATACGGGCACATCCATAAGCTGGCCCGCCTTCACAACAACTGCCGGCACTTCCTATGCCGCACTCACTATTGACATGACCACAACGCCAAGTGTCGCCTACGGAAAATTTACCGGAGCCTTAGCGATCGCAGGGCTTTCCGCGCAACCGCGTTATGTTATTGAAGGTTACACGACCAGTGCTTACACTTACTACCGCATCACCGTCCGCGCTCAAGGAATTAGCCCTAACACGGTCGTCTGGTTACAAGTGGTTTATAAGCAATAA
- a CDS encoding PilW family protein produces the protein MKTKPYQSGLSLIEIMIALLIGAFLIGGVLQIFISSKQTYRMQQNLSRLQENGRFSLDFLAKDIRMAGYWGCLSPNSPNTDIAGTDNNAVSGDSIDNGTDTITLKGAFVLTPTGTCGTPVNTSAAYYTGNSSVITYKINTGVLQQNTNGQNNDLIEGIENMQFLYGVDTDSDGTTGYGTPNYYVPASSVTNMNQVVSIRISLLATTLDDNLTTQPQPYTYNGTTTTPTNRKIRRVFTSTIALRNRLR, from the coding sequence ATGAAAACTAAACCCTATCAATCCGGTTTGTCCCTGATAGAAATTATGATTGCCTTATTGATAGGTGCGTTTTTGATAGGGGGGGTACTACAGATTTTTATAAGCAGTAAACAGACTTACCGGATGCAGCAAAATTTGTCCAGATTACAGGAAAATGGCCGGTTTTCACTGGATTTTTTAGCTAAGGATATTCGCATGGCGGGTTACTGGGGCTGTCTTAGTCCAAATAGCCCAAACACTGATATTGCTGGAACAGATAACAATGCCGTTAGCGGAGATAGTATAGATAACGGTACCGATACCATAACTCTAAAAGGCGCATTCGTTCTGACGCCAACCGGGACATGTGGAACTCCAGTAAACACATCGGCTGCTTACTACACTGGCAACAGCTCAGTAATCACTTACAAGATAAATACCGGCGTTTTACAACAGAATACTAATGGTCAGAATAACGACTTGATTGAAGGCATAGAAAATATGCAGTTTTTATACGGCGTGGACACTGATTCAGATGGAACCACCGGTTATGGAACGCCTAATTATTATGTTCCGGCAAGTAGTGTAACTAACATGAATCAAGTCGTTAGTATCCGTATCAGTCTGTTGGCAACAACTCTTGATGATAATTTGACCACACAGCCTCAGCCCTATACCTATAATGGCACAACGACCACGCCAACAAACCGTAAAATCAGACGGGTTTTCACTTCGACTATTGCTTTGCGTAATCGGCTACGATAG
- the pilV gene encoding type IV pilus modification protein PilV: MTVLKLSLVLTRHFRVMNKSAGFTLIEVLIAMVVLAVGLLGLAGLQATSLRNNQSAYTRSQATQLSYDLAERMRANIAGKVTYTSISPSSANANANCLTSTGCSPVEMAENDLYQWNLAVASALPGGVGTVAIATGVYTVSINWDDNRDGNTDSNDPNFQTRFQL; encoded by the coding sequence ATGACGGTACTGAAATTGTCTCTTGTACTGACTCGCCATTTTAGAGTCATGAATAAAAGCGCCGGATTTACTCTCATCGAAGTCCTGATAGCCATGGTGGTATTGGCGGTCGGTTTACTGGGATTGGCTGGCTTGCAAGCAACCAGTCTTAGAAACAATCAGAGTGCCTACACCCGAAGTCAGGCCACGCAACTTAGCTATGACTTGGCGGAAAGAATGCGTGCCAATATCGCTGGAAAAGTCACCTATACATCCATTTCTCCAAGCTCGGCCAATGCAAATGCCAATTGCTTGACCTCAACCGGTTGTAGTCCAGTTGAGATGGCAGAAAATGATCTTTATCAATGGAATCTCGCAGTGGCCTCCGCTTTACCTGGCGGTGTAGGCACTGTAGCCATTGCAACCGGAGTTTATACTGTATCGATTAATTGGGATGATAACCGGGACGGCAACACTGATAGCAATGACCCCAATTTCCAAACACGCTTTCAATTATGA
- a CDS encoding GspH/FimT family pseudopilin: MHNQPESISGYTLMELMVTISIAGILLGLAIPSFTSIISSNRLTTYVNELVTALNLARSEAVKRGQHVVVRKTGTDWEDGWQVFVDIDRSTLAKQNAPDAGDLVLRVYSALPDSYTLRGNNNFINFIRYQPDGTSNNIGSFVLCDNSDNNNLPEKDTSKLLTVNFSGRVHIGLDIDNNGIPEKDDGTEIVSCTDSPF, from the coding sequence ATGCACAACCAACCAGAATCGATCTCAGGTTATACCTTGATGGAATTGATGGTGACCATCTCTATCGCTGGCATACTTTTAGGCCTGGCTATCCCCAGCTTTACCTCCATTATCTCCAGCAACCGCTTGACGACTTATGTTAACGAATTAGTAACCGCTTTAAATTTGGCACGTAGTGAGGCGGTAAAGCGGGGGCAGCATGTTGTTGTAAGAAAAACCGGAACCGATTGGGAGGATGGTTGGCAAGTATTCGTTGATATTGATCGATCTACTTTAGCAAAACAAAATGCGCCTGATGCCGGCGATCTTGTACTAAGAGTTTATTCGGCGCTTCCCGACTCTTATACCCTAAGAGGTAATAATAATTTCATCAATTTTATACGCTATCAACCCGACGGAACCAGTAATAATATAGGTAGTTTTGTTCTTTGCGATAATAGTGATAATAATAACTTGCCCGAAAAAGATACCTCAAAGCTACTGACCGTTAATTTTTCAGGAAGAGTGCATATAGGTCTTGATATAGACAATAATGGAATTCCTGAAAAAGATGACGGTACTGAAATTGTCTCTTGTACTGACTCGCCATTTTAG
- a CDS encoding phosphatidylglycerophosphatase A produces MSIFLDTCYGKNKLTPRQILSDPILFLAFGFGSGLVKKAPGTMGTLAAIPVYWLFAQADCLIYSLLTVVVTVVGVWICGNAAEKLGEHDFGGIVWDEIAGFLITMWLVPLTWQTIIAGFILFRFFDILKPWPIKWLDRHVEGGFGIMIDDVLAGIFAGALLLLAVNQGWFN; encoded by the coding sequence ATGAGCATTTTTCTTGATACCTGCTACGGTAAAAATAAACTGACACCCAGGCAAATTCTGTCTGATCCGATATTGTTTCTGGCTTTTGGCTTTGGTTCCGGGTTGGTAAAAAAAGCACCGGGCACAATGGGTACTTTGGCCGCAATTCCCGTTTATTGGTTGTTTGCCCAAGCCGATTGTCTTATTTATAGTCTGTTGACTGTAGTCGTAACTGTCGTCGGTGTGTGGATCTGTGGAAATGCAGCAGAAAAATTAGGCGAACATGATTTTGGCGGTATCGTTTGGGATGAAATTGCCGGTTTCCTGATAACCATGTGGTTGGTTCCTCTTACCTGGCAAACCATCATCGCCGGATTTATCCTGTTCAGATTTTTCGATATTCTAAAACCGTGGCCGATTAAATGGTTAGACAGGCATGTCGAAGGCGGGTTTGGCATCATGATTGATGACGTTCTGGCCGGAATATTTGCCGGTGCATTATTGCTTTTAGCGGTTAATCAAGGTTGGTTTAACTAA
- the thiL gene encoding thiamine-phosphate kinase yields the protein MNHNPPISEFSLIQRFFTKQRVINPSTRLGIGDDCALLSLPEGYELAVTTDTMVENVHFFARTDPEQLGHKLLAVNLSDLAGMGAKPVSVTLALTLPRVDENWLTAFSKGFLNLAEHYSVDLIGGDTTLGPLTLTVQAMGFVPKGKALLRSSAKPGDFVYLTGSLGDAGLGLKIKQGYHCDDPQASQQRFNQPNPQIEAGQALLDIANACIDVSDGLAGDLGHILEQSNVGACLDWEALPLSDAVLAYINATGDWTMPLTAGDDYELCFTVSPEKASQLTINCTKIGVIESTPGLRLRKSGAIQPFNSKSYEHFS from the coding sequence TTGAACCATAATCCCCCAATTTCCGAATTTTCCTTAATCCAACGTTTCTTTACCAAGCAGCGGGTTATTAATCCATCAACACGCTTGGGTATCGGTGATGATTGTGCCCTATTGTCATTGCCGGAGGGGTATGAGTTGGCAGTGACTACCGATACCATGGTTGAAAATGTCCATTTTTTTGCGAGAACCGATCCTGAACAACTGGGGCATAAATTACTGGCCGTTAATTTAAGTGATCTGGCCGGTATGGGCGCAAAGCCTGTTTCTGTGACACTGGCGTTAACGTTACCCCGTGTCGACGAAAACTGGTTAACGGCTTTTTCTAAAGGCTTTTTAAATCTTGCCGAGCATTATTCAGTGGATTTGATTGGCGGCGATACCACATTAGGTCCGTTAACGCTAACGGTTCAGGCGATGGGTTTTGTGCCAAAAGGCAAAGCGCTACTGCGCTCAAGTGCAAAACCGGGTGATTTTGTATATCTCACCGGGTCACTAGGTGATGCCGGGTTAGGCTTGAAAATCAAACAAGGCTATCACTGCGATGATCCACAGGCATCACAGCAACGCTTTAATCAGCCGAATCCGCAAATAGAAGCAGGGCAGGCATTACTCGATATTGCCAATGCCTGTATTGATGTATCAGATGGTCTTGCTGGTGATTTAGGCCATATTTTGGAGCAAAGCAATGTCGGTGCTTGTCTTGATTGGGAAGCTTTGCCACTGTCCGATGCGGTATTGGCTTATATAAATGCTACCGGAGACTGGACTATGCCGCTGACCGCTGGCGATGACTATGAATTGTGCTTCACGGTAAGCCCGGAAAAAGCATCTCAATTAACCATCAATTGTACAAAGATTGGCGTTATTGAATCAACTCCCGGTTTGCGTTTGCGTAAATCAGGTGCTATCCAACCCTTTAATAGTAAAAGTTATGAGCATTTTTCTTGA
- the nusB gene encoding transcription antitermination factor NusB, whose amino-acid sequence MSSTRTNARKAAVQALYQWQMTGQSLVEIERQFIEEERLKDVQKSYFTELFHGVPKNLAAIDEALAEFVDRPVDMIDPVERAILRIGVYELMNRLDMPYRVVLNEGINLAKYFGADGSHKYVNGILDKVAQQKRTVEIRSRAQSPR is encoded by the coding sequence ATGAGTTCAACGCGTACTAATGCCCGTAAAGCGGCTGTCCAGGCATTATATCAATGGCAAATGACAGGGCAGAGTCTGGTTGAAATCGAGCGACAATTTATCGAAGAAGAGCGTCTGAAAGATGTTCAAAAAAGCTATTTTACCGAGCTGTTTCACGGTGTGCCTAAAAATTTGGCTGCCATAGATGAAGCCTTGGCTGAATTTGTCGATCGTCCGGTCGATATGATTGATCCTGTTGAAAGAGCTATTTTAAGAATTGGTGTCTATGAATTAATGAATCGATTGGATATGCCTTATCGCGTCGTTTTAAATGAAGGCATTAATCTGGCCAAGTACTTTGGTGCTGATGGCAGTCATAAATATGTTAACGGCATATTGGATAAAGTGGCTCAGCAAAAAAGAACGGTAGAAATTAGGAGTAGGGCGCAAAGCCCAAGGTAA